The following coding sequences are from one Rutidosis leptorrhynchoides isolate AG116_Rl617_1_P2 chromosome 11, CSIRO_AGI_Rlap_v1, whole genome shotgun sequence window:
- the LOC139876070 gene encoding uncharacterized protein, with translation MEVGNGTKLPDREDHWTYTLALDGLLLLNLPGTNSNANYSHCYRRVPFCLRFSQKKVNIFLWRFLLDTLPTRWNLSVKGIDISSIICHVCCNGIEIRDHLFYGYGVAVDHWAKVRIWLGCNMPSFNSWDSFLSWIEGFQISSSNKERIIAVVVTLLWVLWHFRNGIVYNDSICNRSSIFDIFRLYSFCWLKNRGHLVSNRNLWQSMLLSFL, from the exons ATGGAGGTTGGAAACGGTACGAAG TTGCCTGATCGTGAGGATCATTGGACTTATACGCTAGCATTAGATGGTTTGTTGCTGTTAAATCTGCCAGGGACTAATTCGAACGCAAACTACTCCCATTGTTATCGACGAGTACCGTTTTGTTTACGTTTCTCCCAGAAAAAGGTCAATATCTTTTTGTGGCGTTTTCTATTGGACACTCTTCCTACTCGTTGGAACCTATCCGTGAAAGGAATTGATATTAGTTCGATCATCTGTCATGTTTGTTGTAATGGAATTGAGATTCGggatcatttgttttatggttatgGCGTGGCGGTGGATCATTGGGCCAAAGTTCGAATTTGGCTTGGTTGCAACATGCCAAGTTTCAACTCATGGGACTCCTTTCTCTCTTGGATTGAAGGTTTTCAGATTTCCTCCTCTAACAAAGAGCGGATCATTGCGGTTGTGGTTACTCTTTTATGGGTGTTGTGGCATTTTCGAAACGGAATAGTTTATAATGATTCCATTTGTAATAGAAGTAGCATttttgatatttttagattatactCTTTTTGTTGGCTTAAAAATAGAGGTCATCTAGTATCTAATAGGAACTTATGGCAATCTATGCTTTTGTCATTCCTTTAG